The nucleotide window tatctggtcggcgtggactgaagggtttgtttccatgctgtacaactctatgactctatttctacaTAGTCAGAACCAATTTCACAAGactaggaacaggccattcaccccttccaACCTGTCCTGAGCTGTGGTTAAACTGCATATAATTcagtgcaagtttcagaaaggTTTCAACAGctcttttaaaaaatttaaaatgctttCAGACTTCAACTATGTTTCTGAATATATCATTTTAGGTATTCTTAATTGTAAAGATACGCGTATCTAGTGAACACAACCCACAACTCctggtgctgccagtaaactttacaattcTGATGAAACGATGCAGTACCTGCACTCacaaaaaatttacaatttctaacgATGCTAgctcctcattcactgctccttctgatacacgacattggaaACTCAGTGCAGGAGGCTGCAAAAAAATGagtagctttaaaacaaaaacctcttggagctcaaagctttcaatgagagcctgagcctggcagtaagttcaggtaacctttattgtgacccaactttgttacagcttcagattccACCCCcgcacctccccccctcaccaaaAAGGCGTAGAAAaagttgctgttttttttaaataagcagCTCAAGGTCAAACCGCACACATTGCCACCCCCCTCTCTtcctttactattggtcagcaccgagttgtccctttgtaattgggtCCTTGCTACAGCCGTAACCCATAGGAAATACTGCCTCACTcaccaatttcaacccataccttGTCTCCAAGTAAATTTCTCTCCATGCATTTGCCAGTCGGGTggagggcagtgtagagtcaaccagactgctgtgggtctggagtcacgtgtaggccagaccgggtaaaggatgcagctgggacgactgagtgaatcctttcccacaacggcagtttccttccctaaaaaggacgtgagtgaatcagatgggggtttctccacccccaacccccgaaAATGGTTTCACTGTTAGATTCtgcactccagatttctgaccgaATACCAGTTCTGCCATCTGTCGGGGCGGGATGCAAACCCCGGAGTCCCTGGAACCGGGTTGACagtccagtcgataatggcactTGGCCgtcgctccttcaatccccctgcgatggcacgtgaactcgctggtgcctccgcaggcgggaggagcaggtgaagcctttccagcactcggggcagctgaagggcctttcctctGTGTGGACTCGCTGGTGGGTCCGCAagttggaggcctgggtaaatctcttcccacactcaggacagctgaagggcctctgccctgtgtggacccgctggtgggtcaggagGTGGGAGGCCCGGacaaaggccttcccgcactcggggcagctgaagggcctttccccagtgtggaGCCGCTGGTGCCTGAGCAGGTTCGAAGAATTCCTGAAGgctttcccacactcggggcagttGAAGGGCCGCTCCCCTGTGTGGATACGCCAGTGGGTCAGCATGGTAGAGTCCTGGGTAAAGCCCTTACCGCATTCAGGGCAGGAGAACGgcttctcccccgtgtggatgTGCCGATGAACCTCCAGGGCAGACGgagcacggaagcctttcccacagtcgccacacttccatcgTTTCTCCACAGGGCAGGATTTCTTGGGCTTTTCCATGGCCGAAGCTTTAGCTGCACACGTGTGGAGACCCTCCCCAATGTGAATTTTTCTTCCCAGGCCGTACAGCTATTACACGCTCCTCACTGAGTGCACTGCaatggtagggtctctcatccagtcccactgatgctacAAACCtactcaaacaggaaccaaaatgctttgctccttctcacagaatcagagTTGAAAACCGTTGCTTTCCCAatggactgagtgactgtcagacattgacgtcaaagtgaggactgcagtcactggagagtcagtgttgaaaagtgcagtgctgataaagcgcaggaggtcagggagcatccgaggagccagagagtcaatgttttgggcataaggctttcacctgttgattttgaaacttctgtcttcagatcttcatATACTCTGTAAAAAGCAATTACAAacgtcatcactgtcagtgcagagtagaaattctgaacaagcaattaattctactttctgcggaacattcttttcttttgttattccacaaaattgaaagcatcatcccactctctctccccctctggtCTCACTCCACTCTAATTCCCCTGaaagtgctgattcaggatcttccaggggcagaaaagcaaaaacgtcaaaactgacatctctctgaatttcggatacctccacctgaaagttaatatctttcacaacattaggatcctgctgagagtgagcaggtctgatttggGAAGagtgtcaattcagggtgaacctgcaatACAGCTTCTTGAAGAAGAActagacacaaaatggttaacatCCCCGGGAAGCgggggagcaaaatgagacatcaaggaaTTAACAtagacaccagagagaaactgaaggtaaagatgtggcaaatgtttgtggaaagccagagtcacagacatacagacacttGGATCAAACTCTTcggtgctgaccagatatctgaaattaatctagtcccatttgccagcacttggcccaaatccctctgatcccttcctattcatatccccaaccagatgacttttaaaatactgcaactgtaccagcctgagccacttcctctggcagctcattccataaatgcaccaccctctgcgtaaaaagaaTACCCCTTTAAGCCGCTTAAATCACCCCCGTCCACACCCTTAACTTATTAACCtccagctctggactcccccatcccaaggaaaagaccttgtctaattaccCTCTCCCCGCCCCTCTTCATTTTATAAAAGTCTTTCaggtcaccccccccccaccaccccaattTATCCGTCTCTCCTCACCTTTAGTTTGcagagtctgctccctccctggattcactccagttgctacaagtgaacagattcccctccctccctggaTGCAGAGTTCCCCAGAGGGAAGGAGTTGCACTCTGAAACTGACATGGCCACTTCCGCGTTGTGACATCACCAATGGAGCGAGGCCGGCAGCGGGAGCCcccacactgcgcatgctccgaACGGCGGCCGTCTGGTCCGCAGTGCGCCTGCGCAGTTTGCAAACCATCTTCCCATCGGAGAAGCTccatagtatggaagcaggccactcggcccagggagttcacaccgaccctccgaagggtaacccatccACACACAATCCCCAACCCCTATTGCTCAGCATTTaacccttactaatgcacctaacctgcacatcctatggttaatccaccctaacctagacAGACGCCagccagacatcctaaattaacacagttccatttgccagcatttggcccacattcctctaaacctttgctattcatacatgcagatgccttttatattGTGTCATTatttcagcctccaccacttcctctggcagcaggttccacacctccactaccctctgcgtgaaaacgtttctGCTCActtccctttccccattcacctcagacctatgttcttctagttctggactcccctaccctggggaaaataccttgccctGATTCATGCCCCTTAtatacttttataaggtcacccctcagcctctgatgctccagggaaaatatccctggcctatcatgctctccctgtacctcaaacaTTCCAACTCTGCCAACAAGCCTTATAAAAGTTTTCCcacccctttcaaagtttcacaacatctttcctatcgcaggaagaccagaactgaatgcagtattccaaaagtggcctaaccacatgttcctgttcctgcacagccgcaacaggacctcccaaatcctgtactcaatgctctgaccaataaaggaaagcataccaaggtctctttgttctgcaacactccccttaactgttcaagtcctgcctggattgcttgaccaaaatgcaaacctcacatttctctaaattaaactcaacctgccactctttggccgatcagcccatccgatcaattctGATTTATATCTCTTTCCTCCCTTATTCCAGAGAAGCTGaagatctccatcccacacactctccctccattttcAGTTAgctgaacctaatccctgctgtaccaCATCCTGAaaggtctggttcatgctgattaacagggcCATACTCACCaggagggggatctaattgaaacatacctAATACTGAACGacctggacattgggaagatatttcaattggtaagagagactaggaccagaagaccttttagaatggagaaaaggaaaaacttcagccagagagtggtgaatctatggaattccttgacacagaaggctgtggaggccaggtcactgggtatatttaaaactgagataggtaagttcttgagtatcaaggagatcGAGACGTATTGGGAGAAAGCAGGTGAATGGAGTTGACAAAccgatcagccacgattgaatggtatGAGCAGACCCGATGTGGTGAATGGCCAAATATCTGCTCCTGTCTTATAGTCTCTTACTGTCCTGGACAAagtgagagagttgggagcaggagtaggtcatttggtcttttgagcctgcaccagttttgaacagatcataactggatattAATTTACCTACATctaggtggataggctgggatgttttcaaTGGAACACAGGAAGTGGAGATGCGACATTATAGGAgaattataaaaatcatgaggggcatagatgaggtgaatggcaggagtTGTTTCAAGATTAGGAGCAAATTTTAAAGTGCGAGGTGAAGAGATTTTAAAAGAGATATGAGGAGCACCTTTTTCCTttgagagagtggtttgtgtgtggaatgaatgtccagaggaaatggtggatgcaggtacagtaacagcgtttaaaagatgtttggataaggacatgaataggaaaggtttggagggaggtaaaaacaatgactgcagatgctggaaaccagattctggattagtggtgctggaagagcacagcagttcaggcagcatccaaggagcagcaaaagccggaaggttcggagggatatggaccaaacacaggcaggtggaatGAGTTTAGTTTGTAAACATAGTCAGcacggactagttggactgaaggatctgtttctgtgccgtccGACTTGTAATTGTTCTATACTGGCCTTGAAACCATTTTCTTGTGTTCCCCCAGAATCATCCAcctctttgttgttcaaaaatcagatgagttCAGCcgtgaatatattcaatgacccccccccccaacctaactgcaggaaggcatccccacttctgaactcaattcctcttgctaatataacacttgccttgctgattgcttgctgcacctgtctgacaacaggcagtgactggtgtagaaggacactgagacccctttgtacatccacacatcattcctaatgaagggctcgggcccgaaacttcaactctcctgctccttggaagctgcctgactgctgtgcttttccagtgctacactttttgactctgatcttcaacacctgcagtcctccccTTCTCCACATCCCCATATATCACCAATTAAACAATGCACTTCCTTTCTGCTGTTTTCTTCCCCACAGCAAAGGCTATAACAACTTCACACTGTGGGACTGTgtttgccaattgagacacagacctggatcaaCATTTCCTGAGACTGCTCCTCCGTGGATTCACTGCCTTTAcattcagttgctgcaagtcaacaattgaagcccacaatgaaataagaaattgaaaagagagtgccgtactcCCAGATGTTAATCAGAGGAAGGACGTTGCAGTCTggagtgaagctcaatcttcattcagagagagaggtgcagcagcagcttcagaagctcatgggACAACTTCcgcattttttattttattaaacaaattacaaaacagtttacaataaacatttacagctgtacaagagacagcaattttacaagggaaaggagcagcaaagctaggccccaaaccctatcgtttgaccattttacagggagatgaggacaaacctcaaatcccagttccacatatgacaagacagtaacaatgacatttgtaca belongs to Hemiscyllium ocellatum isolate sHemOce1 chromosome 27 unlocalized genomic scaffold, sHemOce1.pat.X.cur. SUPER_27_unloc_12, whole genome shotgun sequence and includes:
- the LOC132807279 gene encoding gastrula zinc finger protein XlCGF49.1-like, encoding MEKPKKSCPVEKRWKCGDCGKGFRAPSALEVHRHIHTGEKPFSCPECGKGFTQDSTMLTHWRIHTGERPFNCPECGKAFRNSSNLLRHQRLHTGERPFSCPECGKAFVRASHLLTHQRVHTGQRPFSCPECGKRFTQASNLRTHQRVHTEERPFSCPECWKGFTCSSRLRRHQRVHVPSQGD